Genomic segment of Candidatus Baltobacteraceae bacterium:
ATGGACGACCGCGTCGACCGCGGAGCGCTAGCCGCGAGGATCTTTCCGGCGAACGCCACGACGCCGACGCGATCGCTTGCGAGACCGGCGATCGTGGCCAGCGACAGCGCGGCCGTGACGGCGTAGTCGAGCTTTCGCTGTTCGCCGACGCGCGGCGTCATCAGCCGGCCGCAGTCGAGCACGAGCATGACGTTCTGGCTACGCTCGACCTCGTATTGCGCGACCATGACCTTGCCGCGGCGCGCGGTCGCCTTCCAATCGATCGAGCGGAATGCGTCGCCGTCGGCGAACTCGCGCAGCGATTCGAACTCGGTGCCGCTGCCGCGCAAACGCATCTTGCGCAAACCCGCCTCGATCAAGCGGTTACGGACGTGCAGCGACCCGTAACGCTCCACTGCCGAAAGGTCCGGAAAGACGCGGAACGACTCGGACGCGTCGACTTTCATGCGGCGGCGAAGTAAACCCAGTGCGTTCTCGTAGGTGACGTAGAGCGTGCGGACCTCGTCCTCGCCGCGCGCAACGGGAACCACGCTCCACGCAATCGTGGCCTCACTGTTCGCGGGAACGTCTCCGGCTGCATCGCCGGCCGTCGAGCGCAGCGTCCGCGTCGGATCCTCGGCGATCGTTACCGCGATCGCGCGCGGCGAGCGGTTCTCGATGGTATACGCAAACTCGGCGGGACGGCGCAGCGCCAAGTGCCCGACCGGCACGCGAGCGATGCGCAGCTGCTTTCGCCGCGGTCCGATGACCGCATCGGTAACGAGCGCGGCAACGAGCAGCGCGCCGAGCGCTTCGGAGATCGGCAACAGGACGGACAATCCGGGCGAGCACGCCAGCAGCACGGCGATGCCGCCGAGCAAGTACAGAAATCGCCGCGTCACCCACGTCATACGCGAGCTATTCTTTTAGTCCCGTGGTACCGGTACGCTCGCAAGAATGTCGCGCAGGACGTCTTGCGCGGTAATGCCTTCGATTTCGGCGTCGGGCGCGACGATGAGGCGATGCGGCAGCGCGAACGGCGCTACGTCCTTCACGTCGTCTGGCGCGGCAAAATCGCGGCCGCCGATCGCCGCCGCAGCTTGCGATGCAACGAGCAGTGCGACGCCGGCGCGCGGCGACGCACCGAGCGATAGCCGCGGGTTGGCGCGCGTCGCGGCGACGATGCGATAGGCATATTCGCGCACGCCGGCGGCCAGATGCACTTCGCGAATCGCGTGCTGGGCGTCGAGGATCTCTTGCGCCGTCGTCACCGCTGCGACGCCGGACGACTCGAGGTCGCGCGCGTCGAAACCGCCGGCGACGCGTTCGAGCAGCTGCAGCTCGAGCTGCTCGCTGGGATACGTCGACTCGATTTTGACCATGAAGCGGTCGAGCTGCGCTTCGGGCAGCGGATACGTGCCTTCGTACTCGATCGGATTCTGCGTCGCGCACAGCAGAAACGGCTGCGGCAACGGCAGCGGCGCGCCGTCGATGGTGACGCGGCCTTCTTCCATCGCCTCGAGCAGCGCGGCTTGCGTCTTCGGCGGCGTGCGATTGATCTCGTCGGCCAGCACGACGTTGGTCACGATCGGACCTGGACGCGTCGAAAACTGCGTGGTCTGCGGATTGAAGACGGTCGTACCGACGACGTCGGCGGGCATCATGTCGGGCGTGAACTGAATGCGCCGAAACGGCAAGCCCAGTAGTTTGGCGAGCGCGCGCACCGCCAACGTTTTGCCCGTTCCGGGGACGCCTTCGATTAGCACGTGTCCGCGCGCGAGCAGCGCGACGGTCAATCCGAACGACATGGAGCGCGCGTCGACCACGACGCCGTCCATTCCCTGGGCAATGCGTTCGGCAAGCTCGGCGGCATTAACGGCCATAAACATCCTTCCTCACTGGTATGCGCGCGCGCCGCATCAGCGCGGCCATTGCGTCGATGTATCCCGACGAGTCGCGCTCGTCGGGCGGTTCCAGCGGAACCGCCGGAACGAAGGGAACGTTGGCGCCGACGAGCGCCAGCAGCACGATGGCGATCGTCAGGTAAACCGCGATGTGAACCGGCGCGGGCAACGCGTTCCAAAACGTCGTGCCTTCGTCGTAGCCGTGAACGTATTCGTCGAACGCGATCGCACCGTGGCCGGCGAGCACGTCGTAGGCGAACGCGGCGTTGTCGTCGTTGGTGAGATACGCGTTGCCGAACAGCGCCGGCGCGCTGATGGCAATCACTTCGCCCTTTCCGTACGCATAGGCGATCGCGACCACGCCCGACTTGTCGGCCAACAGCGCAACGCCCTCGCGTTCCGAAAACTTGAAGATCGCGTCGATCGGCGCACTCACGCGCGTGATGCCCGCGGTCAAGCGATTCGCAAGCAGCGCAATCGCACCGCTTTCCTTGGCCGCGACGGTCGTGCCGGCACCCGGCGTGATGTCGTCTTTGCCCGCGAATTCGTCGTCGAGCACGACGAGCCGTCCGCCGCGCTTGACGAACGCTTCCAATCGTTTAGCATCGTTGGCGTCGAGCGGCTTGGACGACGGATCGTGTTCGTAACCCGAAATGACGAGCGTTCCGACGTCCGGATCGAGCGTGCCGAGCGCGCGCTCGAAGCGGCGAACCGGAAGTCCGGCTTTCTGCGCAACGTCGTACCACGCCCCGTAACCGTTGCGCCCGGTATCGTACGTCGACGCCACCGACGGCGGCGGACGCTGCTCGGCGGCGTCGCGCGCAAATGCGATCGCGACCACCAGCACGGCGCCGGCGATGAGCATCCACACGTCGATCCGCCGCGCCGTCATGCGGCCGGCTCCTGGGCCAGCGTGAGGTACGCGTCGCGGGCGCGCTCCCACTGCGCCGCGTCGAGCGGACGTTCGGCGTACGTGCCGGCAACGAACAAGCGCGCGATCGCGTCGAACGCGGAAGCGACATCGCGCGCCGGTAGTCGCCGGCGAATTTCACCGACGGTCGCGCTCGCGTCGTCGCGCAGGGTGCCGCGCACGTCGAGCAGCGCGAGCGTCGCGCGGAAAAGCAGCTGCGACGCCGCGGCAAACTCACCGCGCTCGGCGCGGTCGACCGCCATCGCGTAGAGCGTTGCGGCGTCGGCGGCCGGGTCGAGCGCGCGTACCGATCCGGGTCGCTGACCGCGACGGCCGTAGACGAGGAGAATGCGAACCGCCGCTGCGGCGACCGCGAGCACGAGCAGCGCGATAACGAGGTCGCCCACCGCACCGGCAACCTTCGGATTCACGCGAGCGTGCCCGAAGAGCGCGTTCACTAGGGCGTTCCAGCGATCGCCCAACCAACTCCACAGACGCTCCCACCACGTCTGCGCGGGCGGCGCCGCTGCGGCGTCGTGCAAATGATATCTTCCGGGAGCGCTCAGCTCCTCAACGGCCAGTGCGTGCAGCGGCGCGAGCGACGTCTGCGACGGTGCGACGCCTTCGTGCAGCCGGCGGTTCGCCGGTACGGCCGCGTGCGCCGCGTGCGTCCAGCGCGACGTCAATGCGTCGCGTTGCGTCGAAGTCGTCAGCACGACCGCGAGAACGGCGGCCGCGGCGATCATGCCGGTTGCGCAACGCTCGCGAGCCGGTCGAGGCCGGCTTCGATCTCGAACCCTTCCCGGCGAATGCGGACGTCGAAATAGTAGACCGCGAGCAGCACGGCTGAAAACGGCGCGATCGCCGCGCGGAACAACGACGTCAGCAAAACCTCGAGCACGACCCAGTGCAGCAGCATCGCGACCATCACGAGGACACTAATGAGCATCGACGCGCCCACCATGATCGCGCCCGCAGCGACCGCAAAGAGCAGCGCGCGCCAGATTTCATGCCGGTTGAACACGCGCGAAAAGCCGATGCCGATCGCCGTGAAGACGGGCTGCTCTTCGATGACGATTGCGTACATCGCAAACGAGAACGAAACGACCAGCGGCGCGATGGAGAGCAGCGCCGCGAGAATGACGACGAAAAGCACGATGCCGATCACGACGCCCAGTGCGACCGAGGCCCGCGTAAAGGCAATGGCCACGAACATGCCCAGCACCGTCACGAAAATAAACGAAAAATACCACACCAAAAAGAGGCCGAGCTCGATAAAGAGCAGTCCGATCACGGCGGGCCAGCGCTGCAGCGATGCTTTATAGCACGCCGAAAAATCGACCGGCCGTCCGCGATAGAGCCGTGCGATACCGACCGCGATGGCGTTGAGCGCGAACGGCCACAACAAGTACACGATTGCGATGAGCAGGACGAACAGCGCCAGCGTTCCGGGATCGCGCAGGAAAGCCGGCATCACCGGGGGCGGCGGAGTGGCACCGGGATGCGTCAAGATCTTCATCATCGCATCGAACTCCGGCACCGAACTCGCGTCGAGGAAGTACTGCAGCACCGCAAGCGGCACGATGAGGACGCCGACGATGAGCGCAAACGGAACGAAGTTCCGAATGTAGAGCGTTATGGCCCGGTCGAAAATCTCGCCGAAACCGAGCGGACGGAGTTCCATCGCCGCGGCGATTTCTGGCAGGGCGGCGGGAAAACCCCTGGGAAGCCGAGGGGTATGGTCCTGGGAACCGTCCATTCCATCTGGCGCTATCCCGTGAAGAGCCTGCACTTCGAGGCACTCGATGCCGCCGACGTCGAGCCTGCGGGCGTTCGGGACGACCGGACCGCGGCGTATTTCGTCGGCAGTCCCGATCGCCCACGCTTCGGCAAAGAGTTTCGCGGCAAGGAGAACCCGACGCTCCATCTGCTCTCCGACGGCCCCGACGTCCAGGCCGCGGCGCAGCACGCCCGAGTCGACATCGAGCGCCGTGAGGGCGACCGCTTCTTCGACGCCGCGCCGATCTCGATTCTGTTCGATCGCTGGCTCGTCGAGTTGAGCGAACACGTCGGCTACGCGGTCGAGCCGCTGCGCTTTCGCCCGAACTTCTTTGCCGTTGCGTCGCCCGAGTTTTCCGGCGACGAAAAAGCATTGCCCGGGCGCGTCCTCAACGCCGGAACCGTTACCTTGCGCGTGCGCAAGCCGATCGAGCGGTGCGCCGTGCCGACCTTCGATCTGCACGGCGGTCCCAGCGATCCGCGCATCTTGCGCTTCATCGTGCAGCAGCGCGAGAATATCATGGGCATCTATTGCGACGTCGTCGAGCCGGGTGTCATACGAATCGGAGACGCGATCGCGTCCTCCTAGCGCGTGCCGGTGGGTACCGCTCGAGCGGTGGAGGCCCAGCGCGGTTTCAGTCTCGCAGAAATCATCGTCGCTTCGGCTATTGCGTTCACGATCGGCGCACTGCTCGTGTGGATGGCGCACGCCACGGTGCTTGCGGCGGCGCACATGGATACGCGTCTGAGCGCACGCAGCACGTTCGACCGGCTTGCCGAACGCTTGACGGCGGACGCCTCGAGCGCGTGGTCGGTCTTCGTTCCCGCGCGCGACGTCCTCGGTAACGCCAACGCCGACGGTCACGAGCTCGATTTCGTCAGCGAGGATGCGTCGCACCGTTCGTACTGGTGGGCGTACGACTTTGACGCGCGCGCTTCGCAGGTCACGGTCTACGCGTACGCGCCCGGCACGACGGCCTCGGCAGGCGACGTCTATTCGGGCATCGGCGCGCTCGCGGCGGAGACGCACGCGCTCACCGACCTCGCAAATGCGTCGAGCGATATCTACGATCCGCTGTTTGCAAACGACGCGCTTACGCCCGTCGACGTGCCGTTCGAGTGGGGCGGCAGCGCGGCCGGCGGCAATCATTTGGTGCGCTTGCGCGTTACCGCTGAAGGGGTCGATCGAACGATGCTGCTGGCGACCGCAACGGCGCCGACACATTTCACGGTCGTCGTCGACTACACGCCGCCACCCGTCACGCCGGCACCTTAAATT
This window contains:
- a CDS encoding MOSC N-terminal beta barrel domain-containing protein, with protein sequence MVLGTVHSIWRYPVKSLHFEALDAADVEPAGVRDDRTAAYFVGSPDRPRFGKEFRGKENPTLHLLSDGPDVQAAAQHARVDIERREGDRFFDAAPISILFDRWLVELSEHVGYAVEPLRFRPNFFAVASPEFSGDEKALPGRVLNAGTVTLRVRKPIERCAVPTFDLHGGPSDPRILRFIVQQRENIMGIYCDVVEPGVIRIGDAIASS
- a CDS encoding MoxR family ATPase — encoded protein: MAVNAAELAERIAQGMDGVVVDARSMSFGLTVALLARGHVLIEGVPGTGKTLAVRALAKLLGLPFRRIQFTPDMMPADVVGTTVFNPQTTQFSTRPGPIVTNVVLADEINRTPPKTQAALLEAMEEGRVTIDGAPLPLPQPFLLCATQNPIEYEGTYPLPEAQLDRFMVKIESTYPSEQLELQLLERVAGGFDARDLESSGVAAVTTAQEILDAQHAIREVHLAAGVREYAYRIVAATRANPRLSLGASPRAGVALLVASQAAAAIGGRDFAAPDDVKDVAPFALPHRLIVAPDAEIEGITAQDVLRDILASVPVPRD
- a CDS encoding DUF4350 domain-containing protein translates to MTARRIDVWMLIAGAVLVVAIAFARDAAEQRPPPSVASTYDTGRNGYGAWYDVAQKAGLPVRRFERALGTLDPDVGTLVISGYEHDPSSKPLDANDAKRLEAFVKRGGRLVVLDDEFAGKDDITPGAGTTVAAKESGAIALLANRLTAGITRVSAPIDAIFKFSEREGVALLADKSGVVAIAYAYGKGEVIAISAPALFGNAYLTNDDNAAFAYDVLAGHGAIAFDEYVHGYDEGTTFWNALPAPVHIAVYLTIAIVLLALVGANVPFVPAVPLEPPDERDSSGYIDAMAALMRRARIPVRKDVYGR
- a CDS encoding DUF58 domain-containing protein: MTWVTRRFLYLLGGIAVLLACSPGLSVLLPISEALGALLVAALVTDAVIGPRRKQLRIARVPVGHLALRRPAEFAYTIENRSPRAIAVTIAEDPTRTLRSTAGDAAGDVPANSEATIAWSVVPVARGEDEVRTLYVTYENALGLLRRRMKVDASESFRVFPDLSAVERYGSLHVRNRLIEAGLRKMRLRGSGTEFESLREFADGDAFRSIDWKATARRGKVMVAQYEVERSQNVMLVLDCGRLMTPRVGEQRKLDYAVTAALSLATIAGLASDRVGVVAFAGKILAASAPRSTRSSIAKLTQLLYDLEPRFEEANYARAFAYLRAHLHKRSLIVFLTDVIDPVSQATVFAELGSLAHRHLVLCVFMNDAAVAHALATAPIDEASAYRASVALDLLDERKTAAAMLTRIGAVVLDVPAAKLSTALIDEYLRVKQRGLL
- a CDS encoding DUF4129 domain-containing protein, translated to MIAAAAVLAVVLTTSTQRDALTSRWTHAAHAAVPANRRLHEGVAPSQTSLAPLHALAVEELSAPGRYHLHDAAAAPPAQTWWERLWSWLGDRWNALVNALFGHARVNPKVAGAVGDLVIALLVLAVAAAAVRILLVYGRRGQRPGSVRALDPAADAATLYAMAVDRAERGEFAAASQLLFRATLALLDVRGTLRDDASATVGEIRRRLPARDVASAFDAIARLFVAGTYAERPLDAAQWERARDAYLTLAQEPAA